The following coding sequences lie in one Atribacterota bacterium genomic window:
- the truB gene encoding tRNA pseudouridine(55) synthase TruB, which produces MGRKPPYDEMGFGAEISGGILNVYKPVGFTSRQVVERVGAVLGSKAGHAGTLDPFARGVLVVCWGKATRFSSLFQSLSKVYRAWIRFGISTDTYDVHGRITEWSQGELQMEQLVQVLEEYQGTIVQRVPAFSASKYKGKSLHKYARKGLTVPELRKTVQIYSLTLVRCQEGRFGEAEILVECSSGTYVRSLSFELGKRLGLGAYLFALRRESVGKFNFEGSIDVFDGCMTRSVLWEKSFSIDEGLYWIPSITVNEETARHFRNGNMVRGVPVEEGNWFKVYRDGQFLGLGKKTGPWQLQPKIVLPE; this is translated from the coding sequence ATGGGTCGAAAACCGCCATACGATGAAATGGGATTTGGAGCGGAGATTTCGGGAGGAATTCTGAACGTCTATAAACCGGTAGGTTTTACCTCCAGACAGGTTGTGGAAAGAGTTGGTGCCGTTCTTGGGAGTAAAGCCGGACACGCGGGAACTTTGGATCCGTTTGCAAGAGGAGTCCTCGTAGTTTGCTGGGGGAAAGCTACTCGTTTTTCCTCTCTTTTTCAGAGTCTTTCTAAAGTGTACCGGGCGTGGATTCGCTTTGGCATAAGTACCGATACCTATGATGTTCATGGCCGGATTACGGAATGGAGTCAGGGTGAGTTGCAGATGGAACAACTGGTTCAGGTTCTCGAGGAATATCAAGGAACGATTGTACAGAGGGTCCCGGCATTTTCTGCTTCCAAGTATAAAGGGAAATCACTCCACAAATATGCCCGAAAGGGTCTTACTGTTCCAGAGTTGAGAAAAACGGTTCAAATCTATTCCCTAACCCTGGTGAGGTGTCAGGAAGGGCGGTTTGGAGAGGCAGAGATTCTGGTAGAGTGTTCCAGTGGAACCTATGTGCGGAGCCTATCTTTCGAATTGGGAAAGAGATTAGGATTGGGAGCATACCTCTTTGCGTTGCGACGGGAAAGCGTAGGGAAATTCAATTTTGAGGGGAGTATTGATGTTTTTGATGGTTGTATGACCAGGAGTGTTCTTTGGGAAAAGTCATTTTCCATTGATGAAGGGTTGTACTGGATACCTTCGATTACGGTAAACGAAGAGACAGCAAGACACTTCAGGAATGGGAATATGGTGAGAGGTGTCCCTGTGGAAGAAGGGAACTGGTTCAAAGTGTACCGAGATGGTCAATTTTTAGGGTTGGGCAAAAAAACGGGACCCTGGCAATTGCAGCCCAAAATCGTTCTTCCGGAGTAA
- a CDS encoding bifunctional oligoribonuclease/PAP phosphatase NrnA: protein MNKSIIEVIEAIQSHHHFVVVSHQNVDGDGIGALLSFYALLSSLGKHVIMVNNGSVPYFCRFLPETEKILSYNDFCQAYLGKEHVFEALIVVDCSNLSRLGEMSEMVKKFSFVINVDHHPDNSFFGNVNWVAPEASSTMLVYALFKEMNISLNKFVASSILNGLISDTGGFSFVEIDSRMLTILEDLIVHGASVSEVMRYNFRFRRSEALKLLGRALERLVYDGDSGISYTYLVRRDFAEFHAGVEDTEGIVDYGLYIPGVEISILFRETEEKVFKVSLRAQGEREVLSIAHHFGGGGHLKAAGFKITGELETVIQKVLKFVQSVPYGSKTAIR from the coding sequence ATGAATAAATCCATTATCGAGGTTATCGAAGCCATTCAATCGCACCACCATTTTGTGGTGGTCTCACACCAGAATGTCGATGGTGATGGAATTGGAGCACTCCTGTCTTTCTATGCGTTGCTTTCCTCTTTGGGTAAACATGTTATCATGGTGAATAATGGGAGTGTGCCTTACTTTTGCAGGTTTCTCCCTGAGACAGAGAAAATCCTTTCCTATAATGATTTCTGTCAAGCGTACCTTGGAAAAGAGCATGTCTTTGAAGCGTTAATTGTCGTGGACTGTTCCAATCTATCCCGCTTAGGGGAGATGAGCGAGATGGTCAAAAAATTTTCCTTCGTTATTAACGTTGACCATCATCCTGATAATTCTTTCTTCGGCAACGTGAACTGGGTAGCCCCGGAAGCATCCTCAACCATGTTGGTATATGCGTTGTTCAAGGAGATGAACATTTCACTCAATAAATTCGTTGCTTCAAGTATTCTGAACGGACTTATTTCTGATACCGGTGGTTTTAGCTTTGTGGAAATTGATTCTAGAATGCTTACTATTCTCGAAGACCTTATTGTGCATGGAGCTTCGGTTTCCGAAGTCATGCGTTACAACTTCCGTTTTCGGCGTTCCGAGGCCTTGAAACTTTTGGGGCGTGCTCTGGAACGCCTGGTTTATGATGGTGATTCTGGTATTTCCTACACGTATCTTGTAAGGCGGGATTTCGCCGAGTTCCATGCCGGGGTAGAAGATACGGAAGGAATTGTGGATTATGGTCTGTACATTCCCGGGGTGGAGATTTCCATTCTTTTCAGAGAAACTGAGGAGAAGGTTTTCAAAGTTAGTCTAAGGGCGCAGGGAGAACGTGAGGTCCTTTCAATTGCCCACCATTTCGGAGGAGGGGGACATTTAAAAGCGGCTGGTTTTAAGATTACCGGAGAACTGGAAACGGTCATCCAGAAAGTGCTGAAATTTGTGCAAAGTGTCCCCTATGGGTCGAAAACCGCCATACGATGA
- the rbfA gene encoding 30S ribosome-binding factor RbfA has product MKEQRPKRVAELIKREVSQILLSRVEDPRIKRFTITRVEVSPDIRQAKIFVSFEEGEEREEKIKILQKATGFVKAELAQRIRIRFMPEILFVADNIFEKAFQVVALLNRMEQEERNE; this is encoded by the coding sequence GTGAAAGAACAAAGACCCAAAAGGGTTGCTGAGTTGATAAAAAGGGAAGTTTCTCAAATACTCCTTTCGCGGGTTGAGGATCCTCGTATCAAGCGATTCACCATCACGAGGGTTGAGGTCTCACCAGATATCCGACAGGCAAAAATTTTTGTCAGTTTCGAAGAGGGAGAGGAAAGAGAAGAAAAAATAAAAATTCTCCAGAAAGCTACTGGTTTTGTGAAAGCAGAGCTGGCCCAGCGAATCCGGATAAGGTTTATGCCCGAAATCCTTTTTGTAGCTGACAATATTTTTGAAAAAGCTTTTCAGGTTGTAGCACTTCTTAATCGGATGGAACAAGAAGAAAGAAATGAATAA
- a CDS encoding DUF503 domain-containing protein encodes MRVGVCQVELFINGSLSLKDKRRVMNSMKQKLRNRFNISIVEIPVDTQWKRGGLGISCIGLDERSVRSIIDQIVRFIEDDDRVEVSNLTVDIL; translated from the coding sequence ATGAGAGTCGGAGTTTGTCAGGTTGAACTTTTTATCAATGGTAGCCTTTCCCTTAAAGATAAAAGAAGAGTCATGAATTCTATGAAGCAGAAGCTCCGGAACCGTTTCAATATATCCATTGTGGAAATTCCGGTTGATACGCAGTGGAAAAGAGGAGGTTTGGGAATTTCTTGCATCGGACTCGATGAGAGAAGCGTACGGTCCATAATTGACCAGATTGTACGGTTTATTGAAGATGATGATCGTGTTGAGGTGAGTAACCTCACTGTAGATATCTTGTGA
- the infB gene encoding translation initiation factor IF-2: MTKVRIYKIAEVLGIHAHEVIEMLRELGVEAKNHMSSIDEDLVDLLKEEIIYRRQKEEEIRKKREKTLLFENLPTLKEIAKLLDEGPEDIILRLADLNIVPDFRRPLPPLVVEKLAREKGWEVEWKEGLKKETVEALGGEQFLRPPVVTILGHVDHGKTTLLDAIRHSQVAESEFGGITQRIGAYQVEVNGRKITFIDTPGHEAFTAMRARGAQVTDIAVLVVAADDGVMPQTIEAIQHARAADVPIIVAVNKVDKPAANPERVKQQLSDYGLIPEEWGGETIFVNVSALQRKGVNELLEMIILQADLLELKARHSGYATGLVIESRLDRGKGPVATVIVQEGILRVGDYFVAGTSWGKVRTLSDDLGRSLREAYPAMPVEVVGFSELPPAGTKFMVVGEERIAYLIAERRKEREKEVALKGGSKRALSLEELLSPEAGKVRELNLLLKADFQGSLEAIEKAISQLENENVKINFLFRGVGNISEADVMLASASSGVVVGFNVKLPNEIAKIAKREGVDVRLYRVIYDLIDDMDKAIKGMLEPRKIEETLGKLEVRALFKVARAGVIAGCYVTQGKIERGALVRVWRGREMLGEGIRIASLKHFKEDVREVTQGYECGVSLEGFDDFREGDILEVYVIREER; encoded by the coding sequence ATGACCAAGGTAAGGATATATAAGATTGCCGAAGTACTCGGGATACATGCTCACGAGGTTATAGAGATGCTTCGAGAGTTGGGCGTCGAAGCCAAGAATCACATGAGCAGTATCGATGAGGATCTGGTTGATCTTCTCAAAGAGGAGATCATCTACCGCCGGCAGAAAGAAGAAGAAATACGGAAAAAAAGAGAAAAAACGCTTCTTTTTGAAAACCTTCCCACTCTCAAGGAGATTGCCAAGCTCCTCGATGAAGGGCCTGAAGATATTATCTTGCGCCTGGCTGATTTGAATATCGTCCCTGATTTTCGGAGACCTTTGCCACCTCTTGTGGTGGAGAAATTGGCTCGAGAAAAGGGATGGGAAGTGGAGTGGAAAGAAGGCCTAAAAAAAGAGACCGTTGAAGCTTTGGGAGGAGAACAATTTTTAAGACCTCCAGTGGTGACGATTCTTGGACATGTCGATCACGGAAAAACCACCTTGCTTGATGCAATCCGGCATTCCCAGGTTGCTGAGTCAGAGTTCGGAGGAATCACGCAGCGTATCGGCGCGTATCAGGTGGAAGTGAATGGAAGGAAAATCACCTTCATCGATACTCCAGGGCATGAAGCCTTTACCGCAATGCGAGCTCGTGGGGCTCAGGTTACGGATATAGCGGTGCTTGTGGTTGCCGCAGATGATGGGGTGATGCCTCAGACTATAGAGGCGATTCAACATGCCAGAGCGGCTGACGTACCCATCATTGTTGCTGTGAATAAAGTGGATAAGCCTGCAGCGAATCCTGAGCGAGTAAAACAGCAGCTTTCGGATTACGGGTTGATTCCTGAGGAGTGGGGGGGAGAAACCATTTTCGTTAATGTTTCGGCGTTGCAGCGGAAGGGCGTTAACGAACTTCTGGAGATGATTATCTTACAGGCTGATCTTCTAGAGCTCAAGGCCAGACATAGTGGTTACGCTACTGGTCTTGTCATTGAGTCGCGCCTGGATCGGGGGAAGGGTCCTGTGGCAACGGTGATCGTCCAGGAGGGAATATTGAGGGTAGGAGATTATTTTGTGGCCGGGACGAGCTGGGGCAAAGTGCGAACTTTATCTGACGACCTTGGTCGATCGTTGAGGGAAGCATACCCTGCTATGCCTGTTGAGGTGGTCGGATTTTCTGAGCTTCCACCAGCTGGAACAAAGTTTATGGTGGTGGGAGAGGAGCGGATTGCATACCTCATCGCCGAGCGAAGAAAAGAACGGGAGAAAGAAGTTGCCCTTAAAGGGGGATCTAAGCGTGCTCTTTCTCTGGAAGAACTCCTTTCACCCGAAGCTGGGAAAGTCAGGGAGCTTAATCTCCTTTTAAAGGCTGATTTCCAAGGTTCCCTGGAAGCGATTGAGAAAGCGATTTCCCAGCTGGAGAATGAGAACGTCAAAATTAATTTTCTCTTCAGGGGAGTGGGAAATATCAGTGAAGCTGATGTGATGTTGGCTTCGGCGTCTTCGGGAGTTGTAGTAGGGTTTAATGTAAAGTTGCCCAACGAGATTGCAAAAATTGCCAAAAGGGAAGGTGTTGATGTTCGACTGTACCGGGTTATTTATGACCTGATTGACGATATGGATAAGGCTATTAAGGGTATGTTAGAGCCCAGGAAAATTGAGGAAACCCTGGGTAAACTCGAAGTACGGGCCCTTTTTAAAGTAGCTCGAGCCGGTGTAATCGCGGGGTGTTATGTAACCCAGGGTAAGATCGAAAGAGGAGCGCTGGTGAGAGTATGGCGAGGACGGGAGATGCTTGGAGAAGGAATCCGAATAGCCTCCCTAAAGCATTTTAAAGAGGATGTGCGAGAGGTGACTCAGGGATACGAGTGTGGAGTTAGTTTAGAAGGATTCGATGACTTTCGTGAGGGTGATATCTTAGAGGTTTACGTCATCCGAGAGGAACGATGA
- a CDS encoding YlxR family protein, producing MKSKKIPIRMCIGCRQRKEKKGLIRIVRTLQGNVEVDPTGKKSGRGAYVCPQVECVTAFSRKDLSSAFRFELEEEEFLALKDMLLGYLKNPREGGS from the coding sequence ATGAAGTCTAAAAAGATTCCCATTCGTATGTGTATAGGGTGTCGTCAGAGAAAGGAGAAAAAAGGGTTGATTCGGATTGTGAGAACCCTTCAGGGAAACGTAGAGGTGGATCCGACCGGCAAAAAGTCGGGGAGAGGGGCTTATGTGTGTCCTCAGGTGGAGTGTGTGACAGCTTTTTCCCGCAAGGACCTTTCTTCGGCTTTTCGATTTGAGCTTGAGGAGGAGGAGTTTCTCGCCCTAAAGGATATGTTGCTCGGGTATTTGAAAAACCCGCGGGAAGGAGGCTCGTAA
- the nusA gene encoding transcription termination factor NusA translates to MSKEIFAAIEQIERAKGIPKDALQRAIEAALLSAYRKNFKSSHKGISVVLDAESGAIKVLARKVVVEKLKDSTVEILKEEAQRLGFSAEVGQCVDIEVTPKDFGRIAAQTAKQVILQRIREAERDRIYEEFVERAGEIITGIVNRREGRTVMVELGKTEGVLPPSEQVAHEEYKTGDRMKFFIVEVKKTTKGPRITLSRTHPGLVKRLFELEVPEVHEGWVDVVMIAREPGVRSKVAVESRNERIDPVGSCIGNRGSRVKSIIDELRGEKIDIIRWSNDPEVLITEALKPAEVISVKLDEETKTAQVLVPLDQLSLAIGKDGQNARLTARISGWRIDIKGVNREEER, encoded by the coding sequence ATGAGCAAAGAAATCTTTGCTGCGATTGAGCAGATAGAAAGAGCAAAGGGAATTCCAAAAGATGCTTTGCAAAGAGCTATTGAGGCAGCTTTGCTCTCTGCCTACCGCAAGAATTTTAAAAGTTCTCATAAAGGGATATCAGTAGTTCTGGATGCCGAAAGTGGGGCTATTAAGGTTCTGGCGAGAAAGGTCGTGGTTGAGAAGTTAAAGGACTCTACGGTGGAGATTTTAAAGGAGGAGGCCCAGCGATTGGGATTCAGTGCAGAGGTTGGTCAGTGCGTTGACATTGAGGTCACTCCCAAGGATTTCGGTCGTATTGCGGCGCAAACCGCCAAACAGGTTATCCTTCAGCGAATTCGGGAGGCAGAACGGGATAGAATTTATGAGGAATTTGTGGAAAGGGCCGGAGAGATCATCACTGGTATCGTCAACCGGAGGGAAGGGCGGACCGTAATGGTTGAACTTGGTAAGACTGAAGGAGTGCTTCCACCCTCAGAACAGGTTGCTCATGAGGAGTATAAGACTGGCGACCGGATGAAGTTTTTTATCGTGGAAGTTAAAAAGACCACCAAAGGTCCAAGGATCACCCTTTCCCGTACGCACCCAGGCTTGGTGAAGAGACTTTTTGAGCTGGAAGTTCCGGAGGTGCACGAGGGTTGGGTGGATGTGGTGATGATTGCTCGGGAACCTGGGGTACGAAGTAAAGTGGCGGTGGAAAGTAGAAACGAGCGGATTGACCCGGTGGGGTCGTGTATAGGGAATCGTGGTTCCAGGGTTAAGAGTATCATTGATGAGCTGAGGGGAGAAAAAATAGATATAATAAGGTGGAGTAATGATCCAGAGGTTTTGATCACTGAAGCATTGAAACCGGCAGAGGTGATCAGCGTGAAGCTTGACGAAGAAACCAAGACGGCACAGGTGCTCGTGCCCTTAGATCAACTTTCTCTGGCTATTGGTAAAGATGGTCAGAATGCCCGTCTTACTGCGCGAATCAGCGGGTGGCGTATCGACATCAAGGGCGTCAATCGTGAGGAGGAGAGATGA
- the tyrS gene encoding tyrosine--tRNA ligase, whose translation MVYENEVERDIAIIQRGAEELIGIEDLRKKLERFYRRGKRLVVKEGFDPSAPDIHLGHTVTLRKLRQFQDLGHEVVFLIGDFTGRIGDPTGKKETRPQLTEEEVKKNAETYTEQVFKILDPQKTRVEFNSKWLGKLTLSDLVFITARLTVARMLEREDFAKRLKAGKPVGLHEFLYPVMQGYDSVALEADVELGGNDQLFNLLVGRDLQREFGQEPQVVLTMPLLEGIDGVEKMSKSLGNYIGIQESAFSMFGKIMSIPDFLIEKYFVLLTNIPLEEITRMKEEYEKGILHPKKWKEQLALEIVSAYHGWAKAQEALADFERAFSQKSIPENAQEILLSTLELKEGKIWVMKLLQKTGVPKSNSEARRLIEQGSVYLNGERVEDTNMDVTVQDGSFLKVGKKAFFKVRVVS comes from the coding sequence TTGGTTTACGAAAATGAAGTAGAAAGAGATATAGCCATAATCCAGCGAGGTGCTGAAGAACTTATTGGTATCGAAGATTTACGGAAAAAGCTCGAGCGTTTTTATCGCCGAGGAAAAAGACTGGTGGTTAAAGAAGGTTTCGACCCCAGTGCTCCTGATATCCATTTAGGTCATACGGTAACGCTAAGAAAGTTGCGTCAGTTTCAGGACCTGGGGCATGAAGTGGTTTTTCTCATCGGAGATTTCACCGGGAGGATCGGTGACCCCACGGGAAAGAAAGAAACTCGTCCTCAGCTTACTGAGGAAGAAGTCAAAAAAAATGCTGAAACCTACACTGAACAGGTCTTTAAAATTCTGGATCCTCAGAAAACCAGAGTGGAATTTAATAGCAAGTGGTTAGGGAAACTTACCTTAAGTGATCTGGTTTTCATTACTGCTCGGCTCACGGTGGCTCGGATGTTGGAAAGGGAAGATTTTGCGAAACGCTTGAAAGCAGGAAAACCCGTGGGTTTGCATGAGTTCCTTTACCCGGTCATGCAGGGATATGACTCAGTAGCGCTCGAAGCGGATGTGGAGTTAGGGGGAAATGATCAGCTCTTTAATCTCCTGGTGGGACGGGATCTTCAGAGAGAGTTTGGTCAGGAGCCACAGGTGGTGCTCACCATGCCACTTTTGGAGGGTATCGATGGAGTCGAAAAGATGAGTAAAAGCTTGGGAAATTACATCGGTATCCAGGAATCAGCTTTTTCCATGTTTGGAAAGATCATGTCTATCCCGGACTTTTTGATTGAAAAATATTTTGTTCTTCTCACCAATATTCCTCTGGAGGAAATTACCAGGATGAAAGAGGAGTACGAAAAAGGGATATTGCATCCTAAAAAGTGGAAGGAGCAACTCGCTCTGGAAATTGTCAGCGCCTATCATGGTTGGGCGAAGGCTCAGGAAGCCCTGGCAGATTTTGAGCGAGCTTTTTCTCAAAAAAGCATCCCCGAAAATGCCCAGGAAATTCTTCTCTCGACTTTGGAGCTGAAAGAGGGGAAAATATGGGTCATGAAGCTTTTGCAAAAAACTGGGGTACCGAAATCAAATAGTGAAGCAAGGAGATTAATTGAACAGGGTAGTGTGTATCTAAATGGAGAACGAGTTGAGGATACCAATATGGATGTAACGGTGCAGGATGGAAGTTTCCTAAAAGTGGGGAAAAAGGCGTTCTTTAAGGTCAGGGTTGTATCGTAA
- a CDS encoding QueT transporter family protein, whose protein sequence is MEYYHKTRTNKTQELTRTALVGGCYFLFTVLPPFSSIAYGPIQVRVSEALTVLPFFFPETMWGLTVGCFLANIFGGVGVVDFLLGPLFTLFAGYLTSRVPRPFWAPLPPVLINGFGVPIYLSVLFRVPYFYAVFYVIVGEIIACYGLGWLLILFLRRGNFQKGVKKLGLRK, encoded by the coding sequence ATGGAATATTATCATAAAACTCGAACGAATAAAACTCAAGAGCTCACTCGAACGGCACTGGTAGGAGGATGTTATTTCCTTTTTACCGTTCTCCCCCCTTTTTCCTCTATTGCTTATGGACCCATCCAGGTGAGGGTTTCAGAGGCGTTGACCGTTCTTCCCTTTTTCTTTCCCGAAACTATGTGGGGACTTACCGTAGGATGTTTCCTGGCTAATATTTTTGGTGGTGTGGGCGTGGTTGACTTTCTTCTGGGTCCACTTTTCACCCTCTTTGCTGGGTATCTTACTTCTCGTGTTCCTCGTCCGTTCTGGGCTCCTCTCCCGCCAGTTCTGATCAATGGGTTTGGGGTACCGATTTATCTATCGGTGCTCTTTCGGGTTCCTTACTTTTACGCGGTATTTTATGTTATTGTAGGGGAAATTATTGCCTGTTACGGATTAGGTTGGCTCCTTATACTGTTTTTGCGGAGAGGGAATTTTCAGAAAGGAGTGAAGAAGCTTGGTTTACGAAAATGA
- a CDS encoding penicillin-binding protein 1A: MKRTNRQKTKNTEKKFYPHAFMAGILSGILFFTLLFIFFLQDLKETSSKLEDLTPSLTTRIYDTKGKLIGELFTEKRDYVELNEIPEIIKKAFLASEDQRFYSHPGIDLQGIVRALWQDLVNLNIVEGGSTITQQLSRSRFLTQKQVLDRKIKEVFLALMIEKKYTKDQIFEAYLNQIYLGHGVYGIKAAAKTYFGKELQDLNLAEVAMLAGIARSPGNFSPYVNFKTAQKQQRRVLQRMRSLRFITEEDFQTALSAPIVLSGLEPNRSLAPHFVDHILKELGKTFDERTIFSGGLKVYTTLDIDLQKVANQVLQESEYEGAILCMDPQNGYIKAMVGGRNYQESKFNRATQAYRQPGSTFKPFIYAVSMDSGFTPSSVLVDEPLTFPNGWKPQNYEKKFRGAITLREALEGSINIIGIKLLQETGIDKVISYARKMGIKSQLRRDLSLALGTSEVTLIELVTAYCAFANKGMVPEPIAILRVENAKGQILYENKPVLHQALSEDTAYIMARLLEGVIKRGTGRRANIERPAGGKTGTTEDFIDAWFVGFTPDLTCGIYLGNDDRTPLGPQKTGGIIAAPMFAKVMKEAHRDLPIHDFVKPNGIVELEVCLKSGLLPGKACKTVKLPFKQGRTPQETCTLCQ; this comes from the coding sequence ATGAAAAGAACCAATCGGCAGAAAACCAAAAATACTGAAAAAAAATTTTATCCCCATGCATTCATGGCAGGCATCCTGTCAGGCATCCTTTTCTTTACTCTCCTGTTCATCTTCTTCCTCCAAGACCTCAAAGAAACTTCCAGTAAACTGGAAGACCTCACTCCTTCTTTAACCACTCGAATCTACGATACGAAAGGGAAACTGATCGGAGAGTTATTTACCGAAAAGCGAGATTATGTCGAGCTCAACGAAATCCCCGAAATCATTAAGAAAGCCTTTTTAGCTAGCGAGGACCAGCGCTTTTATTCCCATCCAGGCATTGACCTCCAGGGTATCGTGCGGGCTCTCTGGCAGGATCTAGTGAACCTCAACATCGTGGAAGGAGGAAGCACCATCACCCAACAACTTTCCCGGAGCCGATTTTTAACCCAGAAACAGGTACTCGATCGAAAAATTAAAGAAGTATTTCTCGCTCTGATGATCGAAAAAAAGTACACCAAGGACCAGATTTTTGAAGCCTATCTGAACCAGATCTACCTCGGACACGGCGTATACGGCATCAAAGCCGCAGCGAAAACCTACTTCGGTAAGGAACTCCAGGATTTAAACCTGGCCGAAGTGGCCATGCTTGCAGGCATAGCGCGCTCACCGGGTAATTTTTCTCCTTACGTGAATTTCAAAACCGCACAGAAGCAACAGAGAAGAGTGCTGCAACGAATGCGATCCCTTAGATTTATCACCGAAGAAGATTTCCAAACTGCCCTCTCTGCTCCTATTGTACTCTCAGGCCTGGAACCCAACCGTTCTCTCGCACCTCATTTCGTTGACCATATCCTTAAAGAACTGGGAAAAACCTTTGACGAAAGAACTATTTTTAGCGGTGGCTTGAAAGTGTATACCACGCTAGACATCGATTTGCAAAAAGTAGCCAATCAAGTCCTGCAGGAAAGTGAATATGAAGGCGCTATTCTTTGCATGGATCCCCAGAATGGATATATTAAAGCGATGGTTGGGGGAAGAAATTACCAGGAGAGTAAATTCAACCGCGCCACACAGGCTTACCGTCAACCAGGTTCTACTTTCAAGCCTTTCATTTATGCAGTCAGTATGGATAGTGGATTCACTCCAAGTAGCGTTTTAGTGGATGAACCACTTACTTTCCCCAATGGCTGGAAACCCCAAAATTACGAAAAGAAGTTTCGGGGAGCTATAACCCTTCGAGAAGCCTTAGAAGGTTCGATAAACATTATAGGGATCAAACTCCTTCAAGAAACTGGAATCGACAAGGTCATTAGTTACGCTCGAAAAATGGGAATAAAGAGTCAACTACGAAGAGACCTTTCTCTTGCTTTGGGTACTTCCGAAGTAACCCTGATAGAACTTGTCACCGCGTATTGTGCTTTTGCCAATAAAGGCATGGTACCAGAACCGATCGCCATCCTCAGAGTGGAAAACGCCAAGGGGCAGATCCTCTACGAAAATAAGCCCGTCCTCCACCAAGCCCTATCAGAAGATACTGCCTACATTATGGCCAGACTCCTTGAAGGAGTGATCAAACGAGGTACCGGTCGAAGGGCCAATATCGAAAGACCAGCCGGAGGAAAAACGGGAACCACAGAAGATTTCATCGATGCCTGGTTCGTGGGGTTTACTCCGGATCTGACGTGCGGGATTTACCTTGGAAATGATGATCGTACTCCTTTAGGACCCCAGAAGACCGGAGGTATTATCGCTGCTCCTATGTTTGCCAAGGTGATGAAAGAGGCCCACCGGGATCTTCCGATACATGATTTCGTTAAACCCAACGGTATCGTCGAACTCGAGGTCTGTCTCAAAAGCGGTTTACTCCCTGGGAAAGCCTGCAAAACCGTTAAGCTTCCCTTCAAGCAGGGCAGAACCCCTCAAGAAACGTGTACTCTTTGTCAGTAG